The following proteins are co-located in the Colletotrichum lupini chromosome 4, complete sequence genome:
- a CDS encoding DNA polymerase family B, translated as MTGDGPIWRGKDFCRNYCKPTAPCSDSRLVVCHCASPLFTSHWAASLPHTPVTVIHSLKRGLESERRAVFWVLFTANHIAVPPLYLTYLWIQPGVVSGPAPAARYSASHLAGLGRKQKQDQEGLRLKAGLFKRNNLLASPLRGTPFTRSAPYNPLGATQELSFLRSDTQAPKTPKLSSTHPVIRSSVAQVELSSGSSIHAKTLHRTNIHDPPTALRHTPHFNPPAVTFLRVPSLSGRYLSHSPSRTSPICLACLRCPPKPSSAAPSEISTLRKGRDLAQIPIPLNKPLPPPGASPSPAPYYGGAAYNNIPSTSSTPAPPYSSITPAPGASQPPPPRANTVSPFESVFDDHVYPVDSTQDGFRHNGNTQSPHPQSTNNMQPQRMNTMNTVNTAYSGHGQTAYNSHDPHQQNPYAQPDTAYYGHSTSPDSSRQNVADEIPLQSRQPTQPHKDVEMNENDHVYDAPAGSRRSKSRRDKNKVGFGQLGMFGADRKGIPWVVYIFTLVQVAVFIAEIVKNAQLTGSPIMTKPSFNPMIGPSTYVMINMGARYVACMHNVKGIQDLGQPITWPCPNSTSSDASNPSNQCGLGDLCGFGGVPEPTYTDINQSPEPNQWFRFITPIFLHAGLIHIGFNLLLQMTIGKEMEIAIGSIRFFLVYVSAGIFGNVMGANYAGVMAASTGASGALFGVIALTLLDLLYSWKDRRSPVKDLMFIMLDVVISFVLGLLPGLDNFAHIGGFLMGLALGICVLHSPNSLRRRLGAEDPSYASMHLTPNQGGPPPFLKNPIGFFKGRKPLWWAWWLVRAGFLLTVIIVFIVLLNNFYIYHNTCSWCKYLSCIPVNNWRNDPINATRVCIALVSGLWQGWFMICIAQRRRPGFSLFAAADRPTVSASRSRIVLGRPWFTPHISFDGLHEVAMVAPTDALPRCPVTSPYVRCCPATPKQMFRKLIETTSHFWKHVVLYRSFQHLVVVDILISKYTLASSSKYQELVLRRVIYHYCLSAYLNLSGDNLGSTRSPAPPVFGVNVASQTQRNPSAPALVISSRLPSATLEWVKSRRRQSRQARLRVNGFLKVPSHSNNLTTPQIHPTMSQITTMATVLPQKRVLGETPSTRRNIPSTPSSLKKRKVEGFSSSPARHVGSQKNAKNLPGSSQPKSAFESEVLEKLSQDISERKQNNTEKDQSWDRPPLVDFNPARDNLTFQQIEAEEGSLHGGRATVKLFGVTEQGHSVMLHVTDFKHYLYVAAPVAFRPEDCNAFKAYLESQVAQHQPCIHSVSFLMRENIYGFQGNVKSPYLKVTVMDPKFIARVRTTIESGNANWKGLWKGMDGGIMTFDNIQYVLRFMVDCKIFGMSWVEAPASKYQVLHQSQRQSNCQIEAEINYLDLIAHKPVGEWSKMAPLRIMSFDIECAGRKGIFPEATHDPVIQIANVVTRYGEKKPFVRNVFCLDTTSPIVATQILEFEKEEKMLSEWQKFLIKVDPDIIIGYNIANFDFPYLLDRAKALKVGGFEYWSRIPSIPSRAKETNFSSKQMGNRDSKATNTNGRLQLDLLQLVQRDHHLRSYTLNSVCSQFLGEQKEDVHYTMITELFNGTPESRRRLALYCLKDAYLPQRLMDKLSCLENYTEMARVTGIPFNFLLSRGQQVKFISQLFRKALEQKLVIPNMRSEGSDEQYEGATVIEPTRGYYDVPIATLDFASLYPSIMQAHNLCYTTLVNKKAIEKFDLKKDDDYIVTPNGDTFVTTKQRKGLLAQILEELLTARKQAKRELAGETDPFKKAVLNGRQLALKISANSVYGLTGATTGKLPCLEIASSTTAFGRQMIMKTKEEVEKKYCIANGYTHDAQVIYGDTDSVMVKFGTKDLPEAMKFGEEAASFVSSKFVKPIKLEFEKVYYPYLLINKKRYAGLYWTNPNKYDKMDTKGIETVRRDNCLLVQTVIEKVLRMMLIDQDVQGAQDYVKDTIADLLQNKVDMSKLVITKALTKDDYAAKQAHVELAQRMKKRDAGSAPGLGDRVAYVMIKGAAGAKNYEKSEDPIYVLENNVPIDTRYYLDNQLAKPLGRIFEPILGETKANSLLTGAHTRTIAVSAPAVGGLMKFAKKTQTCMGCKKPLRGKEESAGAVCSDCAPRVGELYKKTLDKTSDLEVRFGRLWTQCQRCQGSMHCEVICSSKDCPIFYMRMKAKKDLEDAGKELKRFDFDQAAIW; from the exons atGACTGGCGACGGTCCCATTTGGCGGGGGAAAGACTTCTG CCGGAACTACTGCAAGCCTACTGCACCCTGCTCAGACTCCCGTTTGGTGGTGTGCCATTGTGCATCCCCCCTCTTCACCTCTCACTGGGCCGCCTCCCTCCCACACACTCCCGTCACCGTGATCCACTCGCTCAAGAGAGGCCTCGAGTCTGAGAGGCGGGCAGTGTTTTGGGTCCTCTTCACTGCCAACCACATTGCCGTTCCTCCTCTGTATCTTACGTACCTATGGATCCAACCCGGTGTAGTTAGTGGTCCAGCGCCAGCCGCAAGGTACTCTGCCTCCCACCTGGCAGGCTTGGGCAGAAAACAGAAACAAGACCAGGAAGGCTTGCGTTTGAAAGCTGGGCtgtttaaaagaaataaccTCCTCGCATCCCCCCTTC GTGGCACTCCCTTCACTCGTTCTGCCCCCTATAACCCCTTAGGTGCTACACAGGAACTCTCCTTTCTGCGCTCCGACACTCAAGCACCCAAAACACCCAAACTATCCTCTACTCACCCGGTCATCCGAAGTAGTGTAGCTCAGGTTGA GCTTAGCTCGGGCTCATCGATCCACGCCAAAACGCTGCATCGAACAAATATCCACGACCCCCCGACCGCGTTACGACACACACCTCATTTCAACCCTCCCGCTGTCACATTTCTCCGCGTCCCATCCCTTTCCGGTCGGTACCTGAGCCATTCTCCATCTCGCACTAGTCCGATTTGCCTTGCTTGCCTTCGCTGCCCGCCGAAGCCTAGTTCAGCCGCTCCAAGCGAGATTTCGACTCTCAGAAAAGGACGAGACCTCGCCCAGATTCCCATTCCCCTG AACAAACCGCTACCCCCTCCAGGAGCTTCTCCCTCGCCTGCTCCCTATTACGGCGGTGCTGCCTACAACAACATTCCCTCAACCAGTTCAACACCCGCTCCTCCCTACAGCTCAATAACGCCTGCGCCCGGCGCCAGccaaccaccaccaccgcgcGCCAACACTGTATCCCCCTTCGAAAGCGTCTTTGACGATCATGTCTATCCCGTAGACTCAACACAGGACGGATTTCGCCACAACGGAAACACACAGAGCCCTCATCCCCAGAGCACGAACAACATGCAACCCCAGCGCATGAACACGATGAATACAGTAAACACCGCCTACTCGGGCCACGGCCAGACGGCCTACAACAGCCACGATCCCCACCAGCAGAATCCTTATGCTCAGCCGGACACTGCCTACTATGGTCATTCCACTTCTCCAGACTCGAGCAGACAAAATGTGGCCGACGAGATTCCCTTGCAAAGCCGGCAGCCGACGCAGCCGCACAAGGATGTGGAGATGAACGAGAATGACCATGTCTACGACGCACCTGCGGGATCTCGCCGCTCAAAGAGTCGCCGCGACAAGAACAAGGTTGGATTTGGTCAGCTGGGCATGTTTGGCGCCGACAGAAAGGGTATTCCATGGGTCGTTTACATTTTCACGTTGGTTCAGGTTGCAGTGTTCATCGCTGAGATTGTGAAGAACG CTCAACTCACCGGTTCTCCCATCATGACCAAGCCCTCATTCAACCCCATGATTGGACCTTCCACCTACGTTATGATCAACATGGGTGCTCGCTACGTAGCTTGCATGCACAACGTCAAGGGTATCCAGGATCTCGGCCAGCCCATCACATGGCCTTGCCCGAACTCGACCTCGAGCGACGCCAGCAACCCCTCGAACCAGTGCGGCCTCGGCGATTTATGCGGCTTCGGAGGTGTGCCGGAGCCTACCTACACCGACATCAACCAGTCACCGGAACCCAACCAGTGGTTCCGCTTCATCACACCCATTTTCCTGCACGCAGGTCTCATCCATATCGGCTTCAACCTGCTTCTGCAAATGACGATAGGAAAGGAGATGGAGATAGCCATCGGCTCGATTCGCTTCTTCTTGGTCTATGTGAGCGCAGGCATATTCGGCAACGTCATGGGAGCAAACTACGCCGGTGTTATGGCTGCATCTACAGGTGCTTCAGGTGCCCTTTTCGGCGTCATCGCTCTCACCCTGCTCGATCTCCTGTACTCCTGGAAGGACCGCCGCAGCCCTGTGAAAGACCTGATGTTCATCATGTTGGATGTAGTCATCTCTTTCGTACTGGGTCTGCTGCCAGGACTCGACAACTTTGCCCATATCGGTGGCTTCCTAATGGGTCTTGCGCTGGGCATCTGCGTCTTGCATTCGCCCAATTCCTTGAGACGGAGACTTGGCGCTGAGGATCCATCATACGCATCCATGCATCTCACTCCCAACCAGGGTGGCCCACCGCCGTTCTTGAAGAACCCCATCGGTTTCTTCAAGGGCAGGAAGCCACTCTGGTGGGCATGGTGGTTGGTCAGAGCCGGCTTCTTGCTGACGGTCATCATTGTCTTCATCGTCCTACTCAATAACTTCTACATCTACCACAACACTTGCAGTTGGTGCAAGTACCTCAGTTGTATT CCTGTAAACAACTG GAGAAACGACCCAATTAATGCCACGAGAGTTTGCATTGCACTGGTTTCTGGACTTTGGCAAGGGTGGTTCATGATTTGCATTGCTCAGCGACGGCGTCCCG GGTTCTCTCTATTCGCTGCCGCTGACCGACCAACCGTCTCGGCATCACGCAGTCGCATCGTCCTCGGACGCCCCTGGTTTACCCCGCACATATCATTCGATGGGCTGCACGAG GTTGCCATGGTCGCGCCCACAGACGCATTACCAAGATGCCCCGTTACGTCGCCTTACGTCAGATGCTGTCCTGCCACGCCAAAGCAGATGTTTCGGAAGTTGATTGAGA CTACCAGTCATTTCTGGAAGCATGTTGTCCTGTATAGAAGCTTCCAACATCTTGTAGTTGTAGACATATTGATATCCAAATATACCTTAGCCTCATCTAGTAAATACCAAGAGTTGGTTTTGCGACGAGTCATCTATCACTATTGTCTCTC GGCGTACCTGAACTTGAGTGGGGATAATCTGGGAAGTACCCGCTCTCCTGCACCTCCCGTCTTTGGCGTCAACGTCGCGTCTCAGACCCAGAGGAATCCAAGTGCACCTGCCTTAGTCATCAGCTCGCGCCTTCCATCAGCCACTTTAGAGTGGGTCAAGTCACGTCGACGTCAATCACGTCAAGCGCGTCTTCGCGTTAATGGGTTTCTGAAAGTTCCATCCCATAGCAACAACCTAACGACCCCCCAAATCCACCCGACTATGAG CCAGATCACCACAATGGCTACAGTGCTGCCTCAAAAGCGTGTGCTCGGGGAGACACCAAGCACCCGCCGCAACATCCCGTCGACACCGTCATCCCTCAAGAAGCGCAAAGTCGAAGGGTTCTCGTCCTCACCCGCCCGCCATGTCGGTTCCCAGAAGAATGCGAAGAACCTTCCGGGCTCTAGTCAACCTAAGAGTGCCTTCGAATCAGAAGTTCTCGAGAAGTTGAGCCAGGATATCTCTGAACGCAAGCAGAACAATACCGAAAAGGATCAATCATGGGACCGACCTCCGCTTGTCGACTTCAACCCGGCCAGGGACAACCTGACCTTCCAGCAAATCGAGGCCGAGGAGGGCAGTTTACACGGCGGTCGAGCAACGGTCAAGCTGTTTGGTGTTACCGAGCAAGGCCACTCAGTGATGTTGCACGTCACCGACTTCAAACACTACCTCTACGTCGCTGCCCCGGTGGCGTTCCGACCCGAAGACTGCAATGCTTTCAAGGCCTATCTCGAGTCACAAGTAGCACAGCACCAGCCATGTATTCACTCAGTATCTTTCCTGATGAGGGAAAATATTTATGGTTTCCAAGGAAATGTTAAAAGCCCCTACCTCAAGGTCACTGTCATGGACCCCAAGTTCATCGCAAGAGTTCGGACAACGATCGAGTCGGGCAATGCCAACTGGAAGGGTCTGTGGAAGGGCATGGATGGCGGCATCATGACATTTGACAACATTCAATACGTCCTACGTTTCATGGTCGACTGCAAG ATTTTCGGAATGTCTTGGGTTGAAGCCCCCGCATCAAAATACCAGGTCCTGCACCAGTCTCAACGACAATCGAACTGCCAAATCGAAGCCGAGATCAATTACCTCGACCTTATTGCTCACAAGCCGGTTGGGGAGTGGTCCAAGATGGCTCCTCTGAGAATCATGTCGTTCGATATTGAGTGCGCTGGACGTAAGGGCATCTTCCCAGAGGCGACACACGACCCCGTCATCCAGATTGCAAACGTGGTGACAAGATACGgagaaaagaagcccttCGTGCGGAACGTGTTCTGCTTAGACACAACCAGTCCTATCGTCGCCACACAGATTCTCGAGTtcgagaaggaggagaagatgCTCAGCGAGTGGCAGAAGTTCCTCATCAAAGTCGACCCAGATATCATCATCGGATACAACATTGCCAACTTTGATTTCCCATACCTTCTCGACAGGGCAAAGGCATTGAAGGTTGGAGGATTCGAGTACTGGTCTCGAATTCCTAGCATCCCTTCCAGAGCCAAGGAGACGAATTTCTCCAGTAAGCAGATGGGTAATCGCGACAGCAAGGCCACCAATACCAATGGACGGTTGCAACTCGACTTACTGCAGCTTGTCCAGCGCGACCACCACCTTCGAAGTTACACGCTCAACTCTGTGTGCTCCCAATTTTTGGGAGAGCAAAAGGAAGATGTTCACTACACCATGATCACAGAGTTGTTCAACGGTACCCCTGAATCGCGCCGCCGTCTCGCTCTTTACTGTCTGAAGGACGCATACCTCCCGCAGCGGCTCATGGACAAGCTATCTTGCCTCGAAAACTACACTGAGATGGCCAGAGTCACTGGTATCCCGTTCAACTTTTTGCTCTCCAGAGGACAGCAGGTGAAATTCATCAGTCAGCTTTTCCGGAAGGCCCTAGAACAGAAGCTGGTCATTCCAAATATGAGATCTGAGGGTAGCGATGAGCAGTATGAAGGTGCCACAGTCATCGAGCCGACCCGAGGATACTACGACGTACCTATCGCAACCCTCGATTTCGCTTCACTGTACCCGAGTATCATGCAGGCCCACAACCTATGCTATACGACACTGGTCAACAAGAAGGCCATCGAGAAGTTCGATCTGAAGAAGGACGATGATTACATCGTCACCCCGAACGGCGACACCTTTGTTACCACCAAACAACGGAAGGGTCTCCTTGCTCAGATTCTCGAGGAACTCTTGACCGCAAGAAAGCAGGCCAAGCGTGAACTGGCTGGGGAAACGGATCCTTTCAAGAAAGCAGTGTTGAACGGTCGACAACTGGCTTTGAAGATCAGTGCAAACTCCGTCTACGGACTCACGGGTGCGACAACCGGCAAGCTGCCTTGTCTCGAAATCGCCAGTAGCACAACAGCCTTTGGCCGACAGATGATTATGAAGACCAAGGAGGAAGTTGAGAAGAAGTACTGCATTGCCAATGGATACACCCACGACGCTCAGGTCATTTATGGTGACACTGACTCTGTCATGGTCAAGTTTGGCACCAAGGACCTTCCCGAGGCCATGAAGTTTGGCGAAGAAGCTGCTAGTTTTGTCTCTTCCAAGTTCGTCAAGCCGATCAAATTGGAGTTCGAAAAGGTATACTACCCATACCTGCTCATCAACAAGAAGCGATACGCCGGCCTGTACTGGACGAATCCCAACAAGTACGACAAGATGGATACGAAGGGTATCGAGACGGTTCGACGAGACAACTGCCTGCTCGTACAAACCGTGATTGAGAAGGTGCTTCGAATGATGCTCATCGACCAAGATGTCCAGGGAGCGCAAGA TTATGTCAAAGACACGATTGCGGACTTGTTGCAAAACAAGGTTGATATGTCAAAGTTGGTCATTACGAAGGCGCTCACCAAAGACGACTACGCAGCCAAACAGGCTCACGTCGAGCTCGCTCAGAGAATGAAGAAGCGCGATGCAGGCTCGGCACCAGGTCTAGGTGATCGAGTTGCCTATGTGATGATCAAGGGTGCGGCAGGTGCAAAGAACTACGAGAAGTCTGAGGATCCCATCTACGTCCTTGAAAACAACGTGCCGATCGACACCCGATACTACCTTGATAACCAGCTTGCGAAGCCTTTGGGCAGAATCTTCGAGCCCATTCTGGGTGAGACCAAGGCGAACTCGCTGCTCACGGGAGCGCATACGCGCACGATTGCAGTGTCGGCGCCGGCCGTCGGAGGCCTGATGAAGTTTGCAAAGAAGACGCAAACATGCATGGGATGCAAGAAACCACTCCGAGGCAAGGAGGAGAGCGCGGGGGCAGTGTGCTCGGATTGCGCGCCTCGGGTCGGCGAATTGTACAAGAAGACACTGGACAAGACGTCGGATCTCGAGGTGCGATTCGGCCGGCTCTGGACGCAGTGCCAGCGGTGTCAGGGCAGCATGCACTGCGAAGTGATTTGCAGTAGCAAGGACTGCCCCATCTTCTACATGCGTATGAAGGCGAAGAAGGACTTGGAAGACGCAGGGAAGGAGCTGAAGAGGTTCGACTTTGACCAGGCTGCAATCTGGTAG